One genomic region from Phocoena sinus isolate mPhoSin1 chromosome 3, mPhoSin1.pri, whole genome shotgun sequence encodes:
- the LOC116751110 gene encoding nuclear pore complex protein Nup58-like — protein sequence MEPPPDSSKARPSQPPPPSQPPPPSQPPPAFSASPAFSAPLAFSAPPAFSASPAFSASPAFSAPLAFSASPAFSASPAFSASPAFSAPLAFSASPAFSASPACSAPLAFSASPAFSASLAFSASLAFSASLTFSASLTMSPITDLL from the coding sequence ATGGAACCTCCACCTGACAGCAGCAAAGCAAGACCTTCTCAGCCTCCCCCGCCTTCTCAGCCTCCCCCGCCTTCTCAGCCCCCCCCCGCCTTCTCAGCCTCCCCCGCCTTCTCAGCCCCCCTCGCCTTCTCAGCACCCCCCGCCTTCTCAGCCTCCCCCGCCTTCTCAGCCTCCCCCGCCTTCTCAGCCCCCCTCGCCTTCTCAGCCTCCCCCGCCTTCTCAGCCTCCCCCGCCTTCTCAGCCTCCCCCGCCTTCTCAGCCCCCCTCGCCTTCTCAGCCTCCCCTGCCTTCTCAGCCTCCCCCGCCTGCTCAGCCCCCCTCGCCTTCTCAGCCTCCCCCGCCTTCTCAGCCTCCCTCGCCTTCTCAGCCTCCCTCGCTTTCTCAGCCTCCCTCACTTTCTCAGCCTCCCTCACTATGTCCCCTATCACTGATTTGCTCTAG